The Prosthecobacter algae genome includes a region encoding these proteins:
- a CDS encoding thioredoxin family protein — MKTQAVFYHAGCTVCVAAEQNIALALDPARYAVEIVHLGEDKGRIAEAEQAGVLSVPALILDGVPFHINFGADLAALK; from the coding sequence ATGAAAACTCAAGCTGTCTTCTATCACGCAGGTTGCACCGTCTGTGTCGCTGCAGAACAAAACATCGCCCTAGCACTTGACCCTGCGCGTTACGCCGTAGAAATCGTCCACCTCGGTGAAGACAAGGGCCGTATCGCCGAGGCCGAGCAGGCTGGAGTCCTCTCCGTGCCCGCCCTGATCCTGGATGGCGTGCCGTTCCACATCAACTTCGGGGCCGACCTCGCCGCGTTGAAGTAA
- a CDS encoding peroxiredoxin, which translates to MKHTLTLLALAASLCTSAFAGEGEKVSLPAPQVSGINQDGKTVAFADVYAKGPTVVFFYPKANTPGCTKQACSLRDAFAELTKEGVQVLGVSFDKPEAQKKFKDDFTLPYDLIADPEGQIVDAFKVDRIVKGTMNLASRQAFLIKGDKIVWKDTKASTAEQAADIKRVLAETK; encoded by the coding sequence ATGAAACACACCCTCACTCTCCTCGCCCTCGCCGCCAGCCTCTGCACCAGCGCCTTTGCCGGCGAAGGTGAAAAAGTCAGCCTGCCCGCCCCACAGGTCTCCGGCATCAATCAGGATGGCAAAACCGTCGCCTTTGCCGATGTGTATGCCAAAGGCCCGACCGTCGTCTTCTTTTACCCGAAGGCCAACACCCCTGGCTGCACCAAGCAGGCCTGCTCCCTCCGCGACGCCTTTGCGGAGCTGACCAAGGAAGGCGTGCAGGTGCTGGGTGTCTCCTTTGACAAACCGGAAGCGCAAAAGAAATTCAAGGACGACTTCACTCTGCCCTATGATCTCATCGCCGACCCTGAAGGCCAGATTGTGGACGCCTTCAAGGTAGACCGTATTGTCAAAGGCACCATGAACTTGGCCAGCCGTCAGGCCTTCCTCATCAAAGGTGACAAGATCGTCTGGAAAGACACCAAGGCCTCCACCGCCGAGCAAGCCGCCGACATCAAGCGCGTGCTGGCCGAGACGAAATAA
- a CDS encoding helix-turn-helix domain-containing protein produces the protein MKTKFLSLKDRRSYHSLEDVVGCKWSAGVVAAIGRGIVRPGELERFLPGISTKILNERLRKLLAYGVISRTEHPGLPARVEYALTPSGQKLATILDQLRELNAEHESAATLPETP, from the coding sequence ATGAAGACGAAGTTTCTGAGCCTGAAAGACCGCCGTTCCTACCATTCGTTGGAGGATGTGGTGGGCTGCAAATGGAGCGCTGGAGTGGTGGCAGCGATTGGTCGCGGAATTGTGCGCCCAGGGGAGTTGGAACGATTTTTGCCTGGCATTTCCACCAAGATTCTCAATGAACGCCTGCGCAAACTGCTGGCCTATGGTGTTATCTCCCGCACAGAGCATCCGGGGCTGCCAGCTCGCGTGGAGTATGCACTGACGCCTTCCGGGCAAAAGCTGGCGACCATTCTGGACCAACTACGTGAACTGAATGCCGAACACGAAAGCGCGGCCACCCTTCCTGAAACGCCATGA
- the pheA gene encoding chorismate mutase produces MSLEDTRIKIDAIDQQLIRLLNERAELVHVIGEIKKKDGLDIYVPGREEKLLRKLCELNSAQQGLLTEKAIRAIFREIMSAALALENSMKISFLGPAGSWTHQVAINKFGNSVSYVAEASTEGVFSRVACQGVDYGVLPIEHSTEGAVHHTLDHLVDSELQIYAEILWKVETVVMAKGDVASVKVIYGHPQMLAQCRPWLGQCYPHATLIESASSSLAATHAESEPGTAALGTPLSAELHGLRVLSTSPREHATRARFIILGRRSGAPTGHDNTMLMVHARDRVGALLEVLQVFASRNVNVRQIENRPVPGDLTGEQARFFLEISGHHEETSLQETIHDLTAQGAKVKVLGSYPAPGWVEER; encoded by the coding sequence ATGTCCCTCGAAGATACCCGCATCAAGATTGACGCCATCGATCAACAGCTCATCCGCCTGCTGAATGAGCGCGCGGAGCTTGTGCATGTCATTGGCGAGATCAAAAAGAAAGACGGCCTGGACATTTACGTCCCAGGTCGCGAGGAAAAACTGCTGCGCAAACTCTGCGAGCTGAACTCCGCCCAGCAGGGGCTCCTCACAGAAAAAGCCATCCGTGCCATTTTTCGCGAGATCATGAGCGCCGCCCTGGCACTGGAAAACAGCATGAAGATCTCCTTTCTCGGCCCCGCCGGGAGCTGGACCCACCAGGTGGCCATCAACAAATTTGGCAACAGCGTCTCCTACGTGGCGGAGGCCAGTACGGAAGGAGTCTTCTCCCGCGTGGCCTGCCAGGGCGTGGACTACGGCGTGCTGCCCATTGAGCATTCCACCGAAGGTGCCGTGCACCACACATTGGATCACCTCGTGGATTCCGAGCTCCAGATCTATGCCGAGATCCTTTGGAAGGTGGAGACCGTCGTCATGGCCAAGGGCGATGTCGCCTCCGTAAAGGTCATCTACGGTCACCCGCAGATGCTGGCGCAGTGCCGTCCCTGGCTGGGCCAGTGCTACCCCCACGCCACGCTCATCGAAAGCGCCTCCTCCAGCCTGGCTGCCACCCATGCCGAAAGTGAGCCGGGTACCGCTGCCCTGGGCACCCCACTGAGTGCGGAGCTGCACGGCCTGCGTGTCCTTTCCACCTCGCCGCGTGAGCACGCCACCCGTGCCCGTTTCATCATCCTGGGCCGCCGCAGCGGGGCCCCCACCGGGCATGACAACACCATGCTCATGGTGCATGCCCGCGACCGCGTGGGCGCCCTCCTTGAGGTGCTGCAAGTCTTCGCCAGCCGAAACGTCAACGTCCGCCAGATTGAAAATCGCCCTGTCCCCGGTGACCTCACGGGTGAGCAGGCACGCTTTTTCCTCGAGATCAGTGGTCATCACGAAGAAACCTCCCTCCAGGAAACCATCCACGATCTCACCGCCCAGGGTGCCAAGGTTAAAGTCCTCGGTAGCTACCCTGCCCCCGGCTGGGTCGAAGAGCGGTAA
- the scpB gene encoding SMC-Scp complex subunit ScpB, which translates to MHLNAIVESLLFATQEPLPLTQMVTAVKDTAKDIRDATPEGELAPEWIEPLLTVDELGMRVAIDELVAHYEADGRAFTIVERSHGWRLCAKVDYVEWCRALYPGKKVQRLSQPALETLAIIAYRQPITKAGVEAVRGVSVDAMVQQLVDRGLVKIEGRADLPGRPLLYGTTDAFLDHFAVRTLDELPNATELRRVKLPTPESEQPGTAAPEETQLSLAPAESPAPAASE; encoded by the coding sequence ATGCACCTGAACGCCATTGTTGAATCCCTGCTCTTTGCGACCCAGGAGCCGCTGCCCCTGACGCAGATGGTCACGGCGGTGAAGGACACGGCCAAGGACATCCGCGATGCGACACCAGAGGGTGAATTGGCCCCCGAATGGATCGAGCCATTGCTGACGGTGGATGAGCTGGGCATGCGCGTAGCCATTGATGAACTGGTGGCCCATTACGAAGCTGACGGTCGCGCTTTCACCATTGTGGAGCGCAGCCATGGCTGGCGACTGTGTGCGAAGGTGGATTACGTGGAATGGTGCCGCGCGCTCTACCCTGGGAAAAAAGTCCAGCGCCTCAGCCAACCCGCACTGGAGACGCTGGCCATCATCGCCTACCGCCAGCCCATCACCAAAGCCGGTGTGGAGGCCGTACGCGGCGTGAGTGTGGATGCCATGGTGCAGCAGCTTGTGGATCGCGGCCTGGTGAAAATCGAAGGCCGGGCGGATCTTCCTGGACGCCCCCTGCTCTACGGCACCACGGATGCCTTCCTGGACCATTTTGCCGTGCGCACGCTGGATGAACTGCCGAACGCCACTGAGCTGCGCCGCGTGAAGCTGCCCACCCCTGAATCTGAACAGCCTGGCACCGCCGCCCCGGAGGAAACCCAGCTTTCCCTGGCCCCGGCTGAGTCCCCTGCCCCGGCCGCCTCTGAGTAA
- a CDS encoding TatD family hydrolase, which yields MKGASYSEIAAMLYDAHNHLQDARLHPWRTQVMADVATMGVVEAVVNGLTEADWPDVAALAQAHGWVRPSFGLHPWHVAARSPGWLTTLEDWLRAFPGAAVGEIGLDRWIENPDVPTQVACFHAQLALAVKWQRPATIHCLRAWGLLEETLRSQPLPERGFLLHSYGGPVEMIPGLVKKRAYFSLSPYFGHPRKAAQLATFQAVPLDRLLAETDAPDMAPPPELNEHPLGSSTPPLNHPANLHVSYALLAELRGMPLPELIGHVGENHRRLFGVGD from the coding sequence ATGAAGGGGGCAAGTTATTCCGAAATCGCCGCCATGCTCTACGATGCCCACAACCATCTGCAAGATGCCCGCCTGCACCCCTGGCGTACCCAGGTGATGGCGGATGTGGCGACGATGGGCGTGGTGGAGGCCGTGGTGAATGGCCTCACCGAGGCGGATTGGCCCGACGTGGCCGCCCTGGCCCAGGCACATGGGTGGGTACGGCCTTCCTTTGGCCTGCATCCCTGGCATGTGGCCGCGCGCAGTCCGGGCTGGCTGACCACGCTTGAAGACTGGTTGCGCGCTTTTCCTGGGGCGGCTGTGGGGGAGATCGGGCTGGATCGCTGGATCGAAAACCCCGACGTGCCCACGCAGGTGGCTTGTTTCCATGCCCAGCTAGCCCTGGCGGTGAAGTGGCAGCGCCCGGCCACCATCCATTGCCTGCGGGCCTGGGGATTGCTGGAGGAGACTCTGCGCAGCCAGCCGCTACCCGAGCGTGGCTTTCTGCTGCACTCCTACGGTGGTCCTGTGGAGATGATTCCTGGATTGGTGAAAAAGAGGGCTTACTTTTCTCTCTCCCCGTACTTTGGCCACCCGCGCAAAGCTGCCCAACTCGCCACCTTTCAGGCTGTGCCGCTGGATCGTCTGCTGGCCGAGACCGATGCGCCCGACATGGCCCCGCCGCCAGAGCTGAATGAGCACCCGCTGGGCAGCTCCACTCCGCCCTTAAACCACCCCGCCAATCTGCACGTGAGCTACGCCTTGCTGGCGGAACTTCGCGGCATGCCGCTACCTGAGCTCATCGGCCACGTGGGAGAAAACCACCGTCGGCTTTTTGGGGTAGGGGATTGA
- the serS gene encoding serine--tRNA ligase codes for MLDIRLIRDTPDLVKERLATRSGDYASVVDEVLSIDTARRVAETERQKLQGDRNRISKEIGIAKKNGQDTSAIEAEVRGINDRIEQIGRDADSADARQRELLLGLPNLPHEACPVGHSAEENPEVRVWGKKPVFEFEPKDHTVLGQQLGLLDFEAGAKITGSAFVVYRGQGARLERTLINFLLDLHTTVHGYHEISPPLLVKPECLVGTGQLPKFGDQVYHSPEDNLYLIPTAEVPVTNLHRDEILKLEQLPINYAAYTPCFRREAGSAGLGTRGLIRMHQFDKVELVKITTPETSMAELESLTANAEKVLQLLGLHYRVIELCTGDIGFGSTKTYDIEVWAPGQGTYLEVSSCSTFGDYQARRMNLRYKDENGKNKVPHTLNGSGTALARLFVALVETYQQSDGSILIPEALRGHFGAEKIA; via the coding sequence ATGCTCGATATCCGCCTCATCCGCGACACCCCTGATCTGGTTAAAGAACGCCTCGCCACCCGCAGTGGTGACTACGCGTCCGTTGTGGATGAAGTGCTCTCCATCGATACCGCGCGGCGCGTGGCGGAGACGGAGCGGCAGAAGCTGCAGGGCGACCGCAACCGCATCAGCAAAGAGATTGGCATCGCTAAAAAGAACGGCCAGGACACCAGCGCCATTGAGGCTGAAGTGCGTGGCATCAATGACCGTATTGAGCAGATCGGCCGCGATGCTGACAGTGCCGATGCCCGCCAGCGCGAGCTTCTGCTGGGCCTGCCTAACCTGCCGCACGAAGCCTGCCCCGTAGGCCACAGCGCCGAGGAAAATCCTGAGGTACGTGTCTGGGGTAAGAAGCCCGTCTTCGAATTTGAACCGAAGGACCACACCGTTCTTGGTCAGCAACTGGGTCTTCTGGACTTTGAAGCTGGGGCCAAGATCACTGGTAGCGCCTTCGTCGTCTATCGTGGCCAGGGCGCGCGGCTGGAGCGCACGCTCATCAATTTCCTGCTGGACCTCCACACCACCGTCCACGGTTATCACGAAATCAGCCCGCCCCTGCTGGTGAAGCCGGAATGCCTCGTCGGCACAGGCCAGTTGCCCAAGTTTGGCGATCAAGTCTATCACAGTCCAGAGGATAACCTCTACCTCATCCCCACTGCCGAGGTGCCCGTAACGAACCTGCACCGGGACGAGATCCTGAAGCTGGAGCAACTCCCCATCAACTACGCCGCCTACACCCCTTGCTTTCGCCGCGAGGCTGGCAGCGCAGGCTTGGGCACGCGCGGCCTCATCCGCATGCACCAGTTTGACAAAGTGGAGCTGGTGAAAATCACCACGCCCGAGACCAGCATGGCCGAGCTGGAAAGCCTCACCGCGAATGCCGAAAAAGTACTTCAGTTGTTAGGTCTGCACTATCGCGTCATCGAACTCTGCACGGGCGATATCGGCTTTGGCTCCACCAAGACCTATGACATCGAGGTCTGGGCACCCGGCCAGGGCACCTATCTGGAAGTCTCAAGCTGCTCCACCTTTGGCGACTACCAGGCCCGCCGCATGAACCTGCGCTACAAGGACGAAAACGGTAAAAACAAGGTGCCCCACACTCTGAACGGCAGCGGCACCGCGCTGGCGCGCCTGTTTGTGGCCCTGGTGGAAACCTACCAGCAGTCCGATGGCAGCATCCTCATCCCCGAGGCCCTGCGCGGTCACTTTGGCGCGGAGAAGATTGCATAA
- a CDS encoding MOSC domain-containing protein, which yields MTLLSLQTSAIREVPSQDSGEWWDKAWTTGFYKVPVLTPLWLGYEGLKGDQQADRRYHGGSEKAVCVYASEHFPYWQEKLGLATLPPGAFGENFTTAGLLETDVCIGDVYAIGEAKVQISQPRQPCWKLARRWQVKDLTAQVERTGFTGFYFRVLQHGWVQAGMGFTRLERPFPQWSVALANEIMHHRRADAAGAQGLAGCPALSSSWKDSLWARGALSPEAQEAAIKLRSLGL from the coding sequence ATGACCCTGCTCTCCCTCCAAACATCGGCCATTCGTGAAGTGCCCTCGCAGGATTCTGGAGAATGGTGGGATAAGGCCTGGACTACAGGTTTTTACAAGGTGCCTGTTTTGACGCCCCTGTGGTTAGGCTATGAGGGGCTGAAGGGGGATCAGCAGGCGGACCGACGCTACCATGGCGGTTCGGAAAAGGCCGTGTGCGTTTATGCCAGTGAGCACTTCCCCTATTGGCAGGAAAAGCTGGGCCTGGCCACCCTGCCGCCTGGGGCCTTTGGGGAAAACTTCACCACGGCGGGTCTGCTTGAGACGGACGTGTGCATCGGCGATGTCTATGCCATCGGTGAGGCAAAAGTGCAGATATCGCAGCCACGCCAGCCTTGCTGGAAGCTGGCCCGGCGCTGGCAGGTGAAGGATCTCACGGCCCAGGTGGAGCGGACTGGCTTCACCGGCTTTTACTTTCGCGTGCTACAGCATGGCTGGGTGCAGGCGGGGATGGGTTTCACCCGGCTGGAACGCCCTTTCCCACAGTGGAGCGTGGCGCTGGCGAATGAGATCATGCACCACCGCCGGGCGGATGCCGCTGGTGCGCAGGGCCTGGCTGGCTGCCCGGCGCTGTCTTCCAGTTGGAAGGACTCGCTCTGGGCACGCGGGGCACTTTCGCCCGAAGCCCAGGAAGCAGCGATCAAGCTGCGTTCGCTGGGGTTATGA
- a CDS encoding hybrid sensor histidine kinase/response regulator translates to MNGSDRIRILIVENEGLVGCDMAACLNGLGYRVVGTCATGEEALRLYDELQPDLVLMDVHLDGSLDGIETAKRLQKKGHVAVIYVTACADLETVHRARETNPHGYLLKPFNQDELRLTVEVAASRHLADKERISRERSYFETFQSLADGVIAADLAGVIVFMNPAAARITGWPQAQVVGRSLHEVFRIYHASGEPAAVELTSASQTMPERTVWLTALDGSRVAVQDRSTPLRDQSGQLTGVVILFRGLSVPVSENLPAPSPGERAAQAPLVDVVESISDPLIALDSRWQLIYANASAQRLFERGPEKLLGANLWDLLPTATRESHYEALSHALLHRESVTRELYFEEKQTWLEIRGHPFAEGLLVLMQDITSRREEADRRNRLDRLESLGLLARGFAHEFNNLLTVLLGNISLAEMRLRSAVQLPELHTAKQATLQAQGLVQQLLTFARGGAPIKRPTLLSDLVEQFFLHHSRATRIEYRLELAPRLPNLAVDPAQIRRLLGNLIRNAEQAQPEGGRITVRCVAADPGEMFPHEMLADHPAQPTGIVIEVNDAGEGILAENLTHIFEPYFSTRKAENATGLGLTVCESIAKAHGGSISVRSEPGVGTTVRFYLPVDADGEEVDAMGITTAFDAAPSSASPRILILEDDPLVRSLIVRNLTSQNYEIAESAEGSETVRLYQESLQAGHPYDLVILDLSIPNGMGGVRTMERLRQLDPEVLAIVSSGYSDDPVMAKPAAYGFAAVLPKPYEPADMLRLVKTVLAQREVRK, encoded by the coding sequence ATGAATGGTTCTGACCGCATCCGCATCCTGATAGTCGAGAACGAGGGGCTCGTAGGCTGTGACATGGCCGCGTGTCTCAATGGCCTCGGTTATCGTGTCGTCGGCACCTGTGCCACAGGGGAGGAGGCCTTGCGGCTCTATGATGAGCTGCAGCCCGATCTCGTCTTGATGGATGTTCATCTGGATGGCTCGCTCGATGGGATCGAGACCGCAAAGCGTCTGCAGAAGAAAGGCCATGTAGCCGTGATCTATGTGACCGCCTGTGCCGATCTGGAAACGGTACACCGTGCCCGCGAAACGAATCCGCATGGCTATCTGCTGAAGCCCTTCAATCAGGATGAGCTGCGCCTGACAGTGGAAGTGGCCGCCTCCCGCCATCTGGCAGACAAGGAGCGCATCAGCCGCGAGCGTAGTTACTTCGAGACCTTCCAAAGTTTGGCGGATGGCGTCATCGCGGCAGACTTGGCCGGCGTGATTGTTTTCATGAATCCGGCTGCGGCCCGCATCACTGGCTGGCCACAGGCCCAGGTGGTGGGCCGTTCCCTCCACGAGGTTTTTCGCATCTACCATGCCAGCGGGGAGCCTGCGGCCGTGGAATTGACCTCTGCCAGCCAGACGATGCCCGAGCGCACCGTGTGGCTGACTGCGCTGGATGGCTCCCGCGTGGCCGTGCAGGACCGTTCCACCCCGCTTCGTGACCAGTCCGGCCAATTAACGGGAGTAGTCATTCTCTTTCGTGGGCTTTCCGTTCCCGTATCTGAAAATCTGCCCGCCCCAAGCCCTGGCGAGCGAGCTGCCCAGGCCCCTCTGGTGGACGTGGTGGAAAGCATCTCAGATCCGCTCATTGCCTTGGATAGCCGGTGGCAGCTCATTTACGCCAACGCCAGCGCCCAGAGGCTTTTTGAGCGCGGTCCGGAAAAACTATTGGGGGCCAATCTGTGGGACCTCCTCCCCACCGCCACCCGCGAGTCTCACTATGAGGCTCTGTCCCATGCTCTGCTCCATCGGGAGTCCGTGACCCGGGAGCTCTACTTTGAGGAAAAGCAGACCTGGCTGGAGATTCGCGGCCACCCCTTTGCCGAAGGTCTCCTTGTCCTGATGCAGGACATCACCAGTCGCCGTGAAGAAGCCGACCGCCGCAACCGCCTGGATCGTCTCGAATCCCTCGGTCTCCTGGCCCGTGGCTTCGCCCATGAGTTTAACAATCTGCTCACCGTCCTACTGGGGAACATCTCCCTCGCGGAGATGCGCCTGCGCAGTGCCGTGCAACTGCCGGAGCTGCATACGGCGAAGCAGGCCACGTTGCAGGCCCAGGGCCTCGTGCAGCAGCTCCTCACCTTTGCCCGCGGGGGTGCCCCCATCAAGCGGCCCACCCTGCTCAGTGACTTGGTGGAACAGTTTTTCCTCCATCACAGCCGCGCCACCCGCATCGAATATCGGCTGGAGCTCGCCCCACGCCTGCCCAATCTTGCGGTGGATCCAGCGCAGATACGTCGTTTGTTAGGCAATCTCATCCGCAATGCCGAACAGGCCCAGCCTGAAGGCGGCCGCATCACGGTGCGCTGTGTCGCGGCAGACCCGGGGGAAATGTTCCCCCATGAAATGCTGGCGGATCATCCTGCTCAGCCCACGGGCATTGTCATCGAGGTCAATGACGCCGGGGAAGGCATTCTAGCGGAAAACCTCACGCATATTTTTGAGCCTTACTTCAGCACCCGCAAGGCCGAGAACGCCACAGGCCTAGGCCTGACTGTCTGCGAATCCATCGCCAAAGCTCACGGCGGTTCCATCTCCGTGCGCAGTGAACCCGGTGTGGGAACCACGGTGCGCTTCTATCTGCCTGTGGATGCCGATGGCGAGGAAGTGGACGCCATGGGCATCACCACTGCCTTTGATGCCGCCCCTTCCTCCGCCTCTCCGCGTATTTTGATTTTGGAGGACGATCCTCTGGTGCGCAGCCTCATCGTGCGCAATCTCACCAGCCAGAACTACGAGATCGCCGAGAGCGCCGAAGGCAGCGAGACAGTTCGCCTTTATCAGGAATCCCTGCAGGCGGGACATCCTTACGATCTTGTCATCCTGGATCTGTCCATTCCCAATGGGATGGGGGGCGTGCGCACCATGGAGCGTCTGCGCCAGCTCGATCCCGAAGTTCTCGCCATTGTCTCCAGCGGCTATTCCGATGACCCCGTCATGGCAAAGCCCGCCGCCTACGGCTTTGCGGCTGTGCTGCCCAAGCCTTACGAGCCAGCCGACATGCTGCGCCTGGTGAAAACCGTTCTCGCCCAGCGCGAAGTGCGGAAGTGA